Proteins from a genomic interval of Phycisphaerae bacterium RAS1:
- the tpx gene encoding putative thiol peroxidase produces MARTTTLKGNPLNLAGPQLKVGDKAPDAKLKKDLVSEMMISDTRGKPRIFSVVPSLDTPVCAMQTKRFNEEAAKLSGVEFYTISVDLPPAQKRFCGAEGINPEKLHVLSDHKDTAFGMAYGTLVPDLRINCRAVFVVDKDDTLRYVEYVPEIAEHPNYDAVLECARKL; encoded by the coding sequence ATGGCACGCACTACCACGCTCAAGGGCAACCCGCTGAATCTTGCCGGTCCGCAACTGAAAGTCGGCGACAAGGCGCCCGACGCAAAACTCAAGAAAGATCTCGTCAGCGAGATGATGATCAGCGACACGCGCGGCAAGCCGCGCATCTTCAGCGTCGTCCCCTCGCTGGATACGCCGGTGTGCGCGATGCAGACCAAGCGCTTCAACGAGGAAGCCGCGAAGCTGAGCGGCGTCGAGTTCTACACGATCAGCGTCGACCTCCCGCCTGCGCAGAAGCGCTTCTGCGGGGCCGAGGGGATCAATCCGGAGAAGCTGCACGTCCTCAGCGACCACAAGGACACAGCCTTCGGCATGGCCTACGGCACGCTCGTGCCGGACCTGCGGATCAACTGCCGCGCGGTGTTCGTGGTGGATAAGGATGACACGCTGCGCTACGTCGAGTACGTGCCGGAGATCGCCGAGCATCCGAATTACGATGCGGTGCTGGAGTGCGCACGGAAGCTGTAG
- the fusA_3 gene encoding Elongation factor G: MNPLAKLRNIGISAHIDSGKTTLTERILFYSGRIHKMGEVKGGGDGATMDHMELERERGITITSAATTVDWLDHQINVIDTPGHVDFTVEVERSLRVLDGAILVLCGVGGVQSQSLTVDRQMKRYGVPRIAFINKLDRVGADPVRVIREIEEKLGLSPVPLQLNIGVEADLKGIIDLVANDAVFFEGPKGEDVVRKAIPEDMKDAADRARHAMLETLSLYDDELMEQLLEGKEPQVERIHQIIRRLTISRDIVPVMMGTAFRNKGVQLLLDGIVRYLPSPLDRMYYARDNDNDGAEVAMTADPDAPVVCMAFKLVDENFGQLTYTRVYQGTVKKGETLTNTRSRRSARVGRMVRMHANDREDVDSAGAGDIIAFVGVDCASGDTFCDDKLNYSLENIYTPEPVISLAVAPNKGADRDKLSKALQRFVREDPTFHVRTDHDTGETIISGLGELHLDIYVERIKREYGCELTAGAPKVNYKEAPTVVSEFNYKHKKQTGGSGQYGHVVGKLEPLPPDAEHDYVFENKVFGGRIPSEYIPSCDKGFQSARQKGPLAGYEVVRTKVVLEDGSSHSVDSSDIAFQIAARDAFKEAYLKAKPAILEPIMKLEVEVPADFQGPVVGDINSRRGMIMGTDAKADATIITAEVPLSEMFGYATDLRSMTQGRGTFSMEFGYYRQAPRDVQEEVVAKAKAAALAKK, from the coding sequence ATGAACCCGCTGGCCAAGCTCCGGAACATCGGAATCTCCGCCCATATCGACTCGGGAAAAACTACTCTCACCGAGCGAATCCTGTTCTACTCCGGCCGCATTCACAAGATGGGCGAGGTCAAGGGCGGCGGCGATGGCGCCACCATGGACCACATGGAGCTTGAGCGCGAGCGCGGCATCACGATCACATCCGCGGCAACGACCGTCGATTGGCTCGATCACCAGATCAACGTTATCGACACGCCCGGCCACGTCGACTTCACCGTCGAAGTCGAACGCTCGCTGCGCGTTTTGGACGGCGCGATCCTCGTCCTCTGCGGCGTCGGCGGCGTGCAGTCGCAGTCGCTCACCGTAGATCGCCAGATGAAGCGCTACGGCGTTCCGCGGATCGCGTTCATCAACAAGCTCGATCGCGTCGGCGCCGACCCGGTGCGTGTCATCCGCGAAATCGAAGAGAAGCTCGGTCTCTCTCCTGTTCCGCTGCAGCTCAACATCGGCGTCGAGGCGGATTTGAAGGGCATCATCGACCTGGTCGCCAACGACGCGGTCTTTTTCGAAGGACCGAAGGGCGAGGATGTTGTCCGCAAGGCTATCCCGGAAGATATGAAGGACGCGGCTGATCGCGCCCGGCACGCGATGCTCGAGACGCTCTCGCTCTACGACGACGAGCTGATGGAACAGCTCCTCGAAGGAAAGGAGCCGCAGGTCGAGCGGATTCACCAGATCATCCGCCGGCTGACCATCTCGCGCGACATCGTCCCGGTGATGATGGGCACCGCCTTCAGGAACAAGGGTGTGCAACTCCTGCTGGACGGCATCGTGCGCTACCTGCCGTCGCCGCTGGATCGCATGTACTACGCCCGCGACAACGACAACGACGGGGCCGAAGTGGCCATGACCGCCGACCCGGACGCGCCGGTGGTGTGCATGGCATTCAAGCTGGTGGATGAGAACTTCGGCCAGCTCACCTACACGCGCGTTTACCAGGGCACGGTGAAGAAAGGCGAGACGCTGACGAACACGCGCTCGCGCCGCTCGGCCCGCGTCGGCCGCATGGTGCGCATGCACGCCAACGACCGCGAAGACGTGGATTCGGCCGGCGCCGGCGACATCATCGCGTTCGTGGGCGTCGATTGCGCCAGCGGCGACACGTTCTGTGACGACAAATTGAACTACTCGCTCGAAAACATCTACACGCCCGAGCCGGTGATTTCGCTCGCCGTCGCGCCGAACAAGGGCGCCGACCGCGACAAGCTCAGCAAGGCGCTGCAGCGTTTCGTCCGCGAAGACCCGACCTTCCACGTCCGCACCGACCACGACACGGGCGAGACGATCATCTCGGGCCTGGGCGAACTGCACCTGGACATCTACGTGGAGCGCATCAAGCGCGAATACGGCTGTGAGCTGACCGCCGGCGCGCCGAAGGTCAATTACAAGGAAGCGCCGACCGTCGTCTCCGAGTTCAACTACAAGCACAAAAAGCAGACCGGCGGCTCGGGTCAGTATGGCCACGTCGTCGGCAAGCTGGAGCCGCTACCGCCGGACGCCGAGCATGATTACGTGTTCGAGAACAAGGTCTTCGGCGGGCGCATCCCGTCTGAGTACATTCCGTCCTGCGACAAGGGCTTCCAGTCGGCCCGGCAGAAAGGCCCGTTGGCGGGTTATGAAGTGGTGCGCACCAAGGTCGTGCTCGAAGACGGCTCATCGCACTCGGTCGACTCGTCCGACATCGCCTTCCAGATCGCCGCGCGGGATGCGTTCAAGGAGGCCTACCTCAAGGCCAAGCCGGCGATCCTCGAGCCGATCATGAAGCTCGAAGTGGAAGTTCCCGCCGATTTCCAGGGGCCGGTCGTTGGTGACATCAACAGCCGCCGCGGCATGATCATGGGTACCGACGCCAAGGCGGATGCGACCATCATCACGGCCGAAGTGCCGCTGTCGGAAATGTTCGGCTACGCCACCGACCTGCGCAGCATGACGCAGGGCCGCGGCACGTTCAGCATGGAGTTCGGCTACTACCGCCAGGCCCCGCGCGACGTGCAGGAAGAGGTCGTGGCGAAGGCGAAGGCGGCGGCGCTGGCGAAGAAGTAA
- the dnaB_2 gene encoding Replicative DNA helicase, with translation MTAARIDRAKLDAIRADRAALVKVLTDARATVNGTASLKCPFHADAHASGGIHEHRGRWYFTCQACTWNGDKRTGDVFDVIRRSRGIGFRDALAELGIHAPPESPGSAAPRRANGRAPTRDTPETRQAALIASRNTAHRGATRRDDDAVRGNGRGVADDPAALAASCATRLQGDPAALDRLFTTRGIDRATAERFGVGVTVDARHWTFGVTDPAGRVVAVKAHRADPDGDGPKSYWTPRGVNSRQLFPVALGAAGPVWLCPGELKALAVAACGRAAIGITAGESADLPDGLGELVHGRPVAIVADDDDAGRRWAAKSLETLTAAGIDARIVDCGLSKAAGLKDVGDLIVERIGDGKEPAEIAAELDAAYERGDPWRPFTLGAILHDPATWTPVEHVRTGFSELDDALGGGLRVGGVTLFVGKTGRAKTQTAVQVALNAARAGVPVGVVSLEMSRRELAHLIAANVADVYRSIFTHGRAYGEPGARFQSALPELERLPLTLCDDDRWGEPLTRSRLADVVADGVKRFGWKILILDYIGLLAAEADDAGEYTADCANSAALRRIARTHNLALLAVADLRKAANFKKGDDDKAPVSLDDVRGAGRIVYDAQNVFAVDSEQADNGRGCEPTGIVKLRALKTRFSGAASRGNVVQLRWHPATGRIIDLERGEPGAESESDN, from the coding sequence GTGACCGCGGCCCGCATCGACCGCGCCAAGCTTGACGCGATTCGGGCCGACCGGGCCGCGCTGGTCAAGGTGTTGACCGACGCCCGGGCGACGGTGAACGGCACGGCGTCGCTCAAATGCCCGTTTCACGCCGACGCGCACGCGAGCGGCGGGATTCACGAACACCGCGGCCGCTGGTACTTCACGTGCCAAGCTTGCACGTGGAACGGCGACAAGCGGACCGGCGACGTGTTCGACGTGATTCGGCGATCTCGCGGGATAGGTTTTCGCGACGCGCTCGCCGAGCTAGGAATCCACGCCCCGCCAGAATCGCCCGGAAGCGCCGCGCCACGCCGCGCAAACGGCCGCGCCCCTACCCGAGATACCCCCGAAACGCGCCAAGCGGCTCTAATCGCGTCGCGGAACACGGCGCATCGTGGCGCGACGCGGCGCGATGACGACGCGGTGCGCGGCAACGGACGGGGCGTCGCGGATGACCCGGCGGCGCTGGCGGCGAGCTGCGCGACCCGATTGCAAGGCGACCCGGCGGCGCTGGACCGGCTTTTCACAACACGCGGCATCGACCGGGCGACGGCGGAGCGCTTCGGCGTCGGCGTGACGGTGGACGCGCGGCACTGGACGTTTGGCGTGACCGACCCGGCCGGGCGTGTCGTGGCCGTCAAGGCGCATCGCGCCGACCCGGACGGCGACGGCCCGAAAAGCTACTGGACGCCCCGCGGCGTGAACTCGCGGCAACTGTTTCCCGTCGCGCTGGGCGCGGCCGGGCCGGTTTGGCTTTGCCCTGGCGAACTCAAAGCGCTGGCCGTCGCGGCGTGCGGGCGCGCCGCGATCGGAATTACCGCCGGCGAATCGGCCGACCTGCCCGACGGGCTGGGCGAGCTTGTCCACGGCCGACCCGTGGCGATCGTGGCCGACGACGACGACGCCGGGCGGCGCTGGGCGGCAAAGTCGCTCGAAACGCTCACGGCCGCGGGCATCGACGCGCGAATCGTCGATTGTGGATTGAGCAAGGCGGCCGGGTTGAAAGACGTGGGCGACCTGATCGTGGAGCGGATCGGCGACGGGAAAGAGCCGGCCGAAATCGCGGCGGAGCTTGACGCGGCATATGAGCGCGGCGACCCGTGGCGGCCGTTCACGCTCGGCGCGATCCTTCACGACCCGGCGACGTGGACGCCGGTCGAACACGTGCGGACCGGATTCAGCGAGCTTGACGACGCGCTCGGCGGCGGGCTGCGCGTCGGCGGCGTGACGCTTTTCGTTGGCAAGACGGGCCGCGCGAAAACACAAACGGCGGTGCAAGTCGCGTTGAACGCGGCGCGCGCGGGCGTGCCGGTCGGCGTCGTGTCGCTCGAAATGTCACGGCGCGAGCTCGCGCACCTGATCGCGGCGAACGTGGCCGACGTTTACCGATCCATTTTCACGCACGGCCGCGCCTACGGCGAACCCGGCGCACGGTTTCAATCCGCGCTGCCCGAACTCGAAAGGCTCCCGCTCACGCTTTGCGACGATGACCGTTGGGGCGAGCCGCTGACGCGCTCGCGCTTGGCCGACGTCGTGGCCGACGGCGTGAAGCGCTTCGGCTGGAAGATTCTCATTCTCGATTACATCGGGCTGCTGGCTGCCGAAGCCGATGACGCTGGCGAGTACACGGCCGATTGTGCGAACTCCGCGGCGTTGCGGCGGATCGCGCGGACGCACAATCTGGCGCTGCTGGCCGTCGCGGACCTGCGGAAAGCCGCAAACTTCAAGAAAGGCGACGATGACAAAGCGCCGGTCTCTCTTGACGACGTTCGCGGCGCGGGGCGGATCGTCTACGACGCACAAAACGTCTTCGCGGTCGATAGCGAGCAAGCCGACAACGGCCGCGGCTGCGAGCCGACGGGCATCGTGAAGCTGCGGGCGCTCAAAACGCGATTCAGCGGAGCGGCGTCGCGGGGCAACGTGGTTCAACTGCGCTGGCATCCTGCGACGGGCCGCATCATCGACCTGGAGCGCGGCGAGCCGGGAGCGGAAAGCGAAAGCGACAATTGA
- a CDS encoding Helix-turn-helix domain protein, whose translation MRTDNARLASLPPEPDATPRLALRPREAAEALGIGVRKLWELTNCGAIRCVRIGRAVRYRVDELRDFLERQAARGR comes from the coding sequence ATGCGAACCGATAACGCACGCCTCGCTTCGCTCCCGCCCGAACCCGACGCGACGCCGCGGCTTGCGCTGCGACCGCGCGAGGCGGCCGAAGCGCTCGGAATCGGCGTTCGGAAATTGTGGGAACTCACGAACTGCGGCGCGATCCGGTGCGTTCGGATCGGCCGCGCCGTGCGCTACCGCGTGGACGAGCTGCGCGACTTCCTGGAGCGGCAGGCGGCGCGCGGCCGGTGA